The following are encoded in a window of Patescibacteria group bacterium genomic DNA:
- a CDS encoding TaqI-like C-terminal specificity domain-containing protein, translating to MNKQEAKKQIERLVNKFTALTEAEFKKKNESMTCKDFILPLFQALGWDVYNNISNHEVTSETQVSGGRADYAFHVNDVIKFFVEAKKPSVDLREAKHGEQAISYAWHKSVPWAILTDFEGIKVYNAEWDESDAERSLIFEINYKDYLKDEKLWWLSKESMLKGDLDKYAEANFKKPKKEAVDKLLADDLVKWRSLLFKDLKGWNGDKKLSDKQIAESVQRLLDRLIFIRTTEDRKIEGEKLREIVRNWEDGKGKLNLADEMKKLFRDYNDGYNSKLFLPAICDTLIYEDELLARIIKELYKNTKGIRYDFASINADILGSIYEQYLGQIQQEEKDKKSGKRKSQGIYYTPRYIVDYIVKNTLGELLKGKSGFEAGKIKILDPACGSGSFLIKAFEVLDNHIKRENNELDADIMKNYARKVSILTSNIYGVDLDQEAVEIAQLNLLLKVLGQRELLPNLAHNIENGNSLISGKEEELKKYFGENYKEKKPFNWQKKFEPVFKQGGFDVIIGNPPWGAEIIKEEKDYYKEYFIAGSGIVDTFALFIEKSFNLLKEDGFLGLILPDIILLKNYPLIRKIILDNFIITNIYYTGMAFAGVNLDSVVMILRKEKVKIKRDSNLMNVIVNSENKKIKQIIFLENKDNKFNLYFDDNILKLKQKLDDVSANLGKNFEIHEGIHSGNVRKKLFIDSSSSELCKKLLFKGNEINRYSKKWAGKYVIYDKKIIDRDKKEYANLGREEYFVNKKILVRRTGDRIIASIDEENFYASNNFFVLYKNLENQISLKYVLAILNSLLGTWYFLAIQPRKGKLFAEIKINHLKEIPIYKIDFKKKNEKAKHDELVKLVDKMLEKNKELQKLDPIMDDKEYNGVKEEIEKTDKEIDKKVYELYGLTGEEINIIKK from the coding sequence ATGAATAAACAAGAAGCTAAAAAACAAATTGAGCGGCTGGTAAATAAATTCACCGCCTTAACCGAGGCTGAATTTAAGAAGAAAAACGAGTCAATGACTTGTAAGGATTTTATTTTGCCTTTATTTCAGGCTTTGGGCTGGGATGTTTATAATAATATATCCAATCATGAAGTTACTTCGGAAACGCAGGTTTCCGGCGGGCGCGCCGATTACGCCTTTCATGTTAATGACGTCATTAAATTTTTTGTTGAGGCTAAAAAACCAAGCGTGGATTTAAGGGAAGCTAAGCATGGCGAGCAAGCCATTTCTTATGCCTGGCATAAAAGCGTGCCTTGGGCGATTTTAACTGATTTTGAAGGTATAAAAGTTTATAACGCCGAATGGGACGAGTCGGACGCGGAGAGAAGCTTGATTTTTGAAATAAATTATAAAGATTATTTAAAAGACGAAAAGCTTTGGTGGTTGTCTAAAGAGTCAATGCTAAAAGGCGATTTAGACAAATACGCGGAAGCCAATTTTAAAAAACCAAAAAAAGAAGCGGTAGATAAATTATTAGCCGATGATTTGGTAAAATGGCGGTCGTTGCTGTTTAAAGATTTAAAAGGCTGGAACGGGGATAAAAAATTAAGCGATAAGCAAATTGCCGAGAGCGTGCAAAGGCTTTTGGACAGGCTGATTTTTATCAGGACGACCGAAGACAGAAAAATTGAAGGCGAAAAGTTAAGGGAAATCGTTAGAAATTGGGAAGATGGCAAAGGCAAATTAAATTTGGCTGATGAAATGAAGAAATTATTTAGGGATTATAATGACGGCTATAACAGCAAATTATTTTTACCGGCTATTTGCGATACGCTTATATATGAAGATGAGCTATTGGCAAGAATTATTAAAGAATTATATAAAAACACCAAAGGCATCCGTTATGATTTCGCTTCTATCAACGCCGATATTTTAGGCAGTATTTATGAGCAATATTTAGGGCAGATTCAGCAGGAAGAAAAAGATAAAAAATCAGGCAAAAGAAAATCACAGGGCATCTATTATACTCCGAGATATATCGTGGATTACATCGTAAAAAATACTTTGGGCGAATTATTAAAAGGTAAGTCAGGTTTTGAGGCAGGGAAAATTAAAATTTTAGATCCGGCTTGCGGTTCGGGCTCGTTTTTAATTAAAGCCTTTGAAGTTTTAGATAACCATATTAAAAGAGAAAATAATGAGCTTGACGCGGATATTATGAAAAATTATGCCAGAAAAGTAAGTATTTTAACTTCAAATATTTATGGCGTGGATTTAGATCAGGAAGCCGTAGAAATCGCTCAATTGAATTTATTATTAAAAGTCTTAGGGCAAAGAGAGCTTTTGCCTAATTTAGCCCATAATATAGAAAACGGCAATTCTTTGATTTCGGGCAAAGAAGAGGAATTAAAAAAATATTTCGGTGAAAATTATAAAGAAAAAAAGCCGTTTAATTGGCAGAAAAAATTTGAACCGGTTTTTAAACAAGGAGGTTTTGACGTGATAATCGGTAATCCGCCATGGGGTGCAGAAATTATTAAAGAAGAAAAGGATTATTATAAAGAATATTTTATAGCAGGTAGTGGCATCGTAGATACCTTTGCTTTATTCATAGAGAAGTCTTTTAATTTATTAAAAGAAGATGGTTTTTTAGGGCTTATATTGCCTGATATTATTTTGTTAAAAAATTATCCATTGATTAGAAAGATAATTTTAGATAATTTTATTATAACCAATATTTATTATACTGGAATGGCTTTCGCGGGGGTAAACTTAGATTCCGTAGTAATGATTTTAAGAAAAGAAAAAGTCAAAATAAAAAGAGATAGCAATTTAATGAATGTTATAGTTAATAGTGAAAATAAAAAAATTAAACAGATTATATTTTTAGAAAATAAAGATAATAAATTTAACTTATATTTTGATGATAATATATTAAAATTAAAACAAAAACTAGACGATGTTTCTGCAAATTTAGGAAAAAATTTTGAGATACACGAAGGAATCCATTCTGGTAATGTAAGAAAAAAATTATTTATTGATTCTTCAAGCTCAGAACTTTGTAAGAAGTTATTATTTAAAGGGAATGAAATTAATAGATATTCAAAAAAATGGGCGGGTAAATATGTCATATATGATAAAAAAATAATTGATAGAGATAAAAAGGAGTATGCTAATTTGGGCAGAGAGGAATATTTTGTTAATAAAAAAATATTAGTGAGAAGAACTGGAGATAGAATTATAGCTTCGATTGACGAAGAAAACTTTTATGCGAGCAATAATTTTTTCGTTTTATATAAAAATTTAGAAAATCAGATTAGCTTGAAATATGTTTTAGCAATTTTAAATTCTTTATTAGGTACATGGTATTTTTTAGCCATACAACCGCGCAAAGGAAAATTATTCGCAGAAATTAAGATAAATCATTTAAAAGAAATACCGATTTATAAGATAGATTTTAAGAAAAAAAATGAAAAAGCCAAACACGATGAATTAGTGAAATTAGTTGACAAAATGTTGGAAAAAAATAAAGAACTGCAAAAATTAGACCCGATTATGGACGATAAAGAATATAATGGGGTAAAAGAAGAAATTGAAAAGACGGATAAAGAAATTGATAAAAAAGTTTATGAGCTGTATGGGTTGACGGGAGAGGAGATTAATATTATTAAAAAATAA
- a CDS encoding LCP family protein, with product MDKKIDLLNPKLGQPEIIGKMPIKSNKNPSAGQFKPIGFILIFLLVVYVIFSFNKTPEEKSSSWFYNLPIISQIKHLVESADAKLKGEADDRINILLLGIGGKNHDGGLLTDTIMLVSLKPSEKKVSLLSIPRDLAVPIENMGWRKINSVNAYAEMKTPGTGGLAVSQTISDIFKIPIDYYVTVDFAGFEKIIDDLGGIKVNVENTFDDYAYPILGNEDAPWEQRFEHLHIDKGEQTMNGELALKYVRSRHAYGVEGSDFARSRRQQKVLEAVKEKVLSLNVLFKPGMISKIISDINENHSTNLKIWEIVKLWGLAKDIKSENIATRVLDNSPSGLLVDTIGLDGAYLLSPRSGDFSEIKYLVNNIFSDAPATDKEKVKMEKATVEIRNGTWINGLANKAALDLEKYGFTIARIGNTSQKNFEKSVIYDLTYGGKIQALTILKNRTDANIALGMPEWLIDELAKEILGETNPIQPDFILILGQAADETQSGAVNTEQ from the coding sequence ATGGATAAAAAAATTGATTTATTAAATCCAAAGTTAGGCCAGCCTGAAATCATAGGAAAAATGCCGATAAAATCAAATAAAAACCCTAGCGCCGGGCAATTTAAGCCCATAGGGTTTATTTTAATTTTTCTCCTGGTGGTTTATGTAATTTTTTCTTTTAATAAAACGCCGGAAGAAAAATCATCTTCCTGGTTCTATAATCTGCCGATTATCAGCCAGATTAAGCATCTGGTGGAAAGCGCGGACGCTAAATTAAAAGGCGAAGCCGATGACCGGATAAATATTCTGCTGCTCGGCATCGGCGGGAAAAATCATGACGGCGGCCTTTTAACCGATACGATAATGCTGGTTAGCCTGAAGCCGAGCGAAAAAAAAGTGTCTTTGCTTTCTATCCCCCGCGACCTGGCCGTGCCGATAGAAAATATGGGCTGGCGGAAAATTAACAGCGTTAACGCTTACGCTGAAATGAAAACTCCGGGTACGGGCGGTTTAGCGGTCAGCCAAACCATCAGCGATATTTTTAAAATCCCGATTGATTATTATGTCACCGTGGATTTCGCCGGCTTTGAAAAAATTATTGACGATCTGGGCGGCATTAAAGTTAACGTAGAAAATACTTTTGACGATTACGCCTACCCGATATTAGGCAACGAAGACGCCCCATGGGAGCAAAGATTTGAGCATCTGCATATTGACAAAGGCGAGCAAACCATGAACGGCGAGCTGGCTTTAAAATACGTCCGCTCCCGGCATGCTTACGGCGTTGAAGGCTCGGATTTCGCGCGCTCGCGCCGGCAGCAAAAAGTCTTGGAAGCGGTTAAAGAAAAAGTTCTGTCGCTTAATGTTTTATTCAAGCCCGGCATGATTTCCAAAATAATTTCCGATATTAATGAAAATCACAGCACCAATTTAAAAATTTGGGAAATTGTTAAATTATGGGGGCTGGCTAAAGATATAAAAAGCGAAAACATCGCCACCCGCGTGCTTGATAATAGCCCGAGCGGCCTGTTAGTTGATACGATCGGCCTGGACGGCGCTTACCTGCTCTCTCCCAGAAGCGGAGATTTTTCGGAAATAAAATATTTGGTTAACAATATTTTTTCCGACGCGCCGGCGACCGATAAGGAAAAAGTCAAAATGGAAAAAGCCACGGTTGAAATCAGAAACGGCACCTGGATAAACGGACTGGCCAATAAAGCGGCCTTGGATTTGGAAAAATACGGCTTTACTATCGCGCGCATCGGCAACACCAGCCAGAAAAATTTTGAAAAATCGGTAATTTACGATTTAACTTACGGCGGAAAAATTCAAGCCTTGACGATTTTAAAAAATAGAACCGACGCTAATATCGCTTTGGGCATGCCCGAATGGCTGATAGATGAGCTGGCCAAAGAAATTCTGGGCGAAACCAACCCGATCCAGCCTGATTTTATTTTAATTCTCGGCCAAGCCGCGGACGAAACGCAGTCAGGCGCGGTTAATACGGAACAATAG
- a CDS encoding GatB/YqeY domain-containing protein, with product MVKLLEQINQDLVLAMKSKDAETTSVLRMLIAAARNKEITLRKDGQAELTDEQALEVLSSEIKKRRDSVEAYAAGGRQDLVDKENSEIKILEKYLPEQMSDDELEKVVKEVIAAGAADFGRIMGQTMARVKGKADGGKVGEIVKKILAK from the coding sequence ATGGTTAAACTATTAGAACAAATTAATCAGGATTTAGTGCTGGCCATGAAAAGCAAAGACGCGGAAACCACGTCGGTTTTAAGAATGCTGATCGCGGCCGCGCGCAATAAGGAAATAACTTTAAGAAAAGACGGCCAGGCCGAACTGACTGATGAGCAGGCGCTTGAAGTTTTATCCAGCGAGATAAAAAAGCGCCGCGATTCGGTTGAAGCTTACGCGGCCGGCGGCCGGCAGGATTTAGTTGATAAAGAAAACAGCGAAATAAAAATTTTGGAAAAATATCTGCCCGAGCAGATGTCTGACGATGAGCTGGAAAAAGTTGTTAAAGAAGTAATCGCGGCCGGTGCGGCTGATTTTGGCAGAATTATGGGGCAAACGATGGCGCGCGTTAAAGGCAAGGCCGACGGCGGGAAAGTCGGGGAGATAGTAAAGAAGATATTAGCGAAATAA
- the pth gene encoding aminoacyl-tRNA hydrolase, with amino-acid sequence MQIIVGLGNPGEQYEYTRHNAGFMALNVLAERLGLVWKTNKKFKAETAEGQNLILVKPLDFMNNSGLPVSAVLSYYKLLPKKLGILKTKNADLSEILTVIHDDLDIELGKYKISLDSRSAGHRGVQSIIDQLKTKNFQRIRIGIKTPPLEKIPANLARRNEVEAAKFVLQKFNKEEEKTINQLIPKATKKL; translated from the coding sequence ATGCAAATAATAGTCGGCCTGGGCAATCCGGGCGAACAATACGAGTACACCAGGCATAACGCCGGTTTCATGGCGCTTAACGTTTTAGCCGAGCGCCTCGGCCTAGTCTGGAAAACTAATAAAAAATTTAAAGCTGAAACGGCCGAAGGCCAAAACCTGATTTTAGTAAAACCGCTGGATTTCATGAATAATTCCGGCCTGCCGGTCAGCGCGGTTTTATCATATTACAAGCTGCTACCGAAAAAACTTGGCATTCTAAAAACAAAAAATGCCGATTTATCGGAAATTTTAACCGTTATCCATGACGACTTGGATATAGAGCTCGGTAAATATAAAATTTCCCTGGACTCCCGAAGCGCCGGGCATCGGGGCGTTCAGTCTATTATTGACCAGCTTAAAACTAAAAATTTCCAGCGTATTAGAATCGGCATTAAAACACCGCCATTAGAAAAAATTCCGGCGAACTTGGCACGCAGAAACGAAGTGGAGGCGGCCAAATTCGTCCTGCAGAAATTTAATAAAGAAGAAGAAAAAACTATAAATCAATTAATTCCTAAGGCCACTAAAAAACTATAG
- the lepB gene encoding signal peptidase I, whose amino-acid sequence MVKNFFSYVFELIKVVAISLAIIIPVRYYLIQPFYVKGASMEPNFYDKEYLIIDEISYRFHTPERGDIIVFKYPRNHEEYFIKRIIGLPGEKIQIKDGFAYVYNQANPLGVKLEETYLQSGDKTYGLNEEIITLSDSEYYVLGDNRNSSKDSRSFGPVDKKLITGRVLLRGWPFSRIDVFSAPAYNY is encoded by the coding sequence ATGGTGAAAAATTTTTTCAGCTATGTTTTTGAATTAATTAAAGTAGTGGCGATTTCCTTGGCCATTATTATCCCAGTCAGGTATTACTTGATCCAGCCGTTTTATGTTAAGGGCGCTTCCATGGAGCCTAATTTTTACGATAAAGAATATTTGATAATTGATGAAATCAGCTATCGCTTTCATACGCCCGAGCGAGGCGACATAATAGTTTTTAAGTATCCAAGAAACCATGAAGAGTATTTTATAAAACGCATTATCGGCCTGCCCGGAGAAAAGATTCAAATTAAAGACGGGTTTGCTTATGTCTATAATCAAGCCAATCCTTTGGGCGTAAAACTTGAAGAAACGTATTTGCAATCAGGCGATAAAACCTACGGTTTGAACGAAGAAATTATAACTTTAAGCGACAGCGAGTACTATGTTTTAGGCGATAACAGGAATTCATCAAAAGATTCCCGAAGCTTCGGCCCGGTGGATAAAAAATTAATTACCGGCCGAGTTTTGCTCCGCGGCTGGCCGTTCAGCCGGATAGACGTTTTTTCCGCGCCAGCATATAATTATTAA
- the hisS gene encoding histidine--tRNA ligase, whose product MPKFFKKKENKEAEDKASRIRRNRFISRLRGTKDILPDEYKYWNLVIKKAVELSRSYGFRRMDTPVLENLELFERSSGRGSDIVTKEMFSFIDKNGERIALRPEATPGIVRSYIEHGMFNLPQPVKLFWLGQVFRHDKPQAGRFRQFSQFNLENIGEASPVADAELIAITYYFFRELQLEVIIQINSVGCASCRKEYLVKLENFYKERGRRAKLCNDCKKRLAKNPLRLLDCKEKQCQKIAVDAPQIVDSLCDDCRNHFIKVLEYLDELNIPYNLNSTLVRGLDYYNRTVFEIWPSAAESQEGKPGEEQSRQNAMGGGGRYDGLVEYMGGRPTPACGFAIGIERVILKIKEKSIPLKDEEKGDLFLAHLGDQARRKIMVLFEELRKNGFKVRQAFTKDSLKSQLEMANQAGVKYTLILGQKEIMDGTILIRDMESGIQEIVDYKKVVVEIEKRLGSPLKKA is encoded by the coding sequence ATGCCAAAATTTTTTAAGAAAAAAGAAAACAAAGAAGCCGAAGACAAAGCTTCCCGGATCAGGAGAAACAGGTTTATTTCGCGGCTTCGAGGCACGAAAGATATCTTGCCGGATGAATATAAGTATTGGAATTTAGTCATTAAAAAAGCCGTTGAACTTTCCCGGTCTTACGGCTTTAGGCGGATGGATACGCCGGTTTTAGAAAATTTGGAATTGTTTGAACGCTCCAGCGGCCGCGGTTCGGATATTGTCACTAAAGAGATGTTTTCTTTCATTGATAAAAATGGAGAAAGGATCGCGCTCCGCCCCGAAGCCACGCCCGGCATTGTTAGATCATATATTGAGCATGGCATGTTTAATCTGCCCCAGCCGGTAAAGTTATTTTGGCTCGGACAAGTCTTTAGGCATGATAAGCCGCAGGCCGGCCGCTTCCGCCAATTCAGCCAGTTTAATCTGGAAAATATCGGCGAAGCCAGCCCGGTGGCCGACGCCGAATTAATCGCCATAACTTATTATTTTTTCAGAGAATTGCAGCTGGAAGTCATTATTCAAATAAACAGCGTGGGTTGCGCTTCATGCCGCAAGGAATATTTAGTCAAGCTGGAAAATTTTTATAAAGAGCGCGGGCGGCGGGCTAAATTATGCAATGACTGCAAAAAAAGATTGGCGAAAAATCCTTTGCGCCTCTTAGACTGCAAAGAAAAGCAGTGCCAGAAAATCGCCGTTGACGCGCCGCAAATAGTTGATAGCTTATGCGATGACTGCCGCAATCATTTTATAAAAGTTTTGGAATATTTGGACGAATTAAACATACCCTATAATTTAAATTCAACTTTAGTCAGGGGCTTGGATTATTACAACCGGACTGTGTTTGAAATTTGGCCTTCCGCCGCGGAAAGCCAGGAGGGCAAGCCGGGCGAAGAGCAATCAAGGCAGAACGCCATGGGCGGCGGCGGGCGCTATGACGGCTTGGTGGAATACATGGGCGGCCGGCCGACTCCGGCTTGCGGTTTCGCCATCGGCATTGAAAGGGTGATTTTAAAGATAAAAGAAAAAAGCATCCCGTTAAAAGACGAGGAAAAAGGCGATTTGTTTTTAGCCCACTTAGGCGATCAGGCCAGAAGAAAAATAATGGTTTTATTTGAAGAATTAAGGAAGAACGGCTTTAAGGTCCGCCAGGCTTTTACCAAAGACAGCTTAAAAAGCCAGCTGGAGATGGCTAATCAGGCCGGGGTAAAATACACTTTGATTTTAGGCCAAAAAGAAATCATGGACGGCACGATTTTAATCCGGGACATGGAATCAGGCATTCAGGAAATAGTTGATTATAAAAAAGTGGTGGTGGAAATTGAAAAAAGATTAGGCAGTCCGTTGAAGAAAGCATAA
- the dprA gene encoding DNA-processing protein DprA, whose amino-acid sequence MNDLKYWLALSHFYKFGPVKFKKLKNYFSDIASAYKASAKDYVRAGIEEKVAEEFMIFKHQVEPDELLENLNKEKLKALTIEDPSYPKLLKQIYDPPFILYYRGSLEAFNGFLLAVVGARKYSAYGAQVTEKLVRELAFNKLTIVSGLALGIDTLAHAAAIEAGGKTIAVLGSGLDQQNIYPSQNRYLADKIQAHGGLILSEYPIGTMPLKHHFPQRNRIISGLTSATLVIEAGEKSGALITAFHALEQNREVFAVPGSIYSGSSEGTNRLITMGAKLVAGAKDIIETLNLAEAAAYIENKKIIPETNEEELILARLSYEPAHIDELKQLTKLDTSVINSTLTIMEMKGMVKNLGNMQYVLAR is encoded by the coding sequence ATGAACGATCTTAAATATTGGCTGGCGCTAAGCCATTTTTATAAATTCGGCCCGGTCAAATTTAAAAAATTAAAAAACTATTTTTCTGATATTGCCAGCGCCTATAAAGCCTCGGCGAAAGATTATGTCCGCGCCGGCATTGAAGAGAAAGTGGCCGAAGAATTCATGATTTTCAAACATCAGGTTGAGCCGGATGAATTATTGGAAAATTTAAACAAAGAAAAACTAAAAGCTTTAACCATAGAAGACCCGTCTTACCCGAAACTTTTAAAGCAAATTTACGATCCGCCTTTTATTTTATATTACCGCGGCTCGCTGGAAGCTTTTAACGGTTTTCTCTTAGCCGTGGTGGGCGCCAGAAAATACAGCGCCTACGGAGCGCAAGTCACGGAAAAACTAGTCAGAGAGCTGGCTTTTAATAAATTAACCATTGTCAGCGGTCTGGCCTTAGGCATAGACACTCTGGCCCATGCGGCCGCCATCGAAGCCGGCGGAAAAACCATCGCGGTTTTAGGCTCCGGCTTAGACCAGCAAAATATCTACCCTTCGCAAAACCGCTATCTAGCCGATAAAATCCAAGCTCACGGCGGACTAATTTTATCAGAATATCCAATCGGCACCATGCCTTTAAAACATCACTTTCCCCAAAGAAACCGCATAATTTCCGGCTTAACGAGCGCTACTTTAGTCATTGAAGCCGGTGAAAAGTCAGGCGCTCTGATTACGGCTTTTCACGCTTTAGAGCAAAACCGGGAAGTTTTCGCCGTGCCCGGCAGTATTTATTCCGGCTCTTCGGAAGGCACTAACCGTTTAATCACTATGGGGGCTAAATTGGTAGCCGGCGCTAAAGATATTATTGAAACTCTGAATTTAGCCGAAGCGGCCGCCTATATTGAAAACAAAAAAATAATTCCGGAAACGAACGAAGAAGAATTAATTCTCGCCCGCTTGTCTTATGAGCCGGCGCATATTGACGAGCTTAAGCAATTGACAAAACTTGACACCTCGGTTATAAATAGTACACTTACTATCATGGAAATGAAAGGCATGGTAAAAAATTTAGGTAATATGCAATACGTGCTAGCCAGATAA
- the der gene encoding ribosome biogenesis GTPase Der: MEETKDNSKFLPLVVIFGRANVGKSTLFNCLTEKRQALISNIAGTTRDSNLGQVKWNGRGFEIVDTGGIIDLKHLTEKGASTDEIADQVQRQASQYLKRADLVIFLVDNKTGLLPQDKAMALLIKKNVDPNKVILTINKVDAPRDHLKTSEFYKLSFGEPRPISAANGSGTGDLLDLIVKKLKLEDEEDENEDKKEARELAVKTAAENLIKVCIIGKPNVGKSSLLNSLLGYERVLVSPEPHTTREPQHTKIIYRGLPILLIDTAGISKKGAKTKGLEKFGIAKSLNALSKSDIALMTFDISQDITHQDARLIEEIVNAQKSFIFIANKWDKIKERNTKKYTDYIYGKLPFARFAPIQFTSALTGEKIKKILDLTLQIAEERKLKLSDSQLNKFLSRIVKIHRPAKGKGVKHPRIREFKQTQTNPPKFEMKIGAKEDLHFSYIRFIENRLRETYGFLGTPLSISVAKNKNVHGLHKD, from the coding sequence ATGGAAGAAACAAAAGACAATAGTAAATTTCTCCCTCTCGTCGTTATTTTCGGCCGGGCCAACGTCGGCAAATCAACTTTGTTTAATTGCTTAACCGAAAAACGCCAAGCCTTGATTTCCAATATCGCCGGCACCACCCGCGACTCTAACCTCGGCCAGGTTAAATGGAACGGCCGCGGTTTTGAAATTGTGGATACCGGCGGCATTATTGACTTAAAGCATCTGACCGAAAAAGGCGCCTCTACCGACGAGATTGCCGACCAAGTGCAAAGGCAAGCCAGCCAATATTTAAAGCGGGCCGATTTGGTTATTTTTTTAGTTGATAATAAAACCGGCCTATTGCCCCAGGACAAAGCCATGGCGCTTTTAATTAAAAAAAATGTTGACCCTAATAAGGTTATTCTGACCATCAACAAAGTTGACGCCCCTCGCGACCATTTAAAAACTTCCGAATTCTATAAATTATCATTTGGCGAACCTCGCCCGATTTCCGCGGCTAACGGCTCGGGCACCGGCGATTTGCTTGATCTTATAGTTAAAAAATTAAAATTAGAAGACGAAGAAGATGAAAATGAGGATAAAAAAGAAGCCCGGGAATTAGCAGTGAAAACAGCCGCGGAAAATTTAATCAAAGTTTGCATTATCGGCAAGCCTAACGTCGGAAAATCCAGCCTGTTAAATTCCCTTTTAGGCTACGAGCGGGTGCTTGTCAGTCCGGAGCCGCATACCACGCGCGAACCCCAGCACACAAAAATAATTTACCGGGGCCTGCCCATATTATTGATTGACACGGCCGGCATCAGTAAAAAAGGCGCGAAAACCAAAGGCTTGGAAAAATTCGGCATTGCCAAGTCATTAAACGCTTTATCTAAAAGCGACATCGCTTTAATGACCTTTGATATCAGCCAGGATATTACCCATCAAGACGCCAGGCTGATTGAAGAAATCGTTAACGCCCAAAAAAGCTTTATTTTTATCGCCAACAAATGGGATAAAATTAAAGAGCGGAACACAAAAAAATACACCGATTATATTTACGGCAAACTGCCTTTCGCCCGCTTCGCGCCCATCCAATTCACTTCGGCTCTAACCGGCGAAAAAATAAAAAAAATCCTGGACTTAACTTTGCAGATCGCCGAAGAAAGAAAACTAAAGCTTAGCGATTCCCAGCTTAATAAATTCCTGTCGCGCATCGTTAAAATTCATCGGCCGGCCAAAGGCAAAGGCGTTAAGCACCCGAGAATCCGCGAATTCAAGCAAACCCAGACTAACCCGCCGAAATTTGAAATGAAAATCGGCGCCAAAGAGGATCTGCATTTTTCTTATATCCGCTTTATTGAAAACCGCCTTCGCGAAACTTACGGCTTCTTAGGCACTCCGCTGTCCATCAGCGTAGCAAAAAATAAGAATGTCCACGGGCTGCATAAAGATTAA
- a CDS encoding 30S ribosomal protein S21, giving the protein MAEFKRKKGESFESFLRRFNKKLQQSGKLYLARQVQHVQPKINKTQQKKRALVGMKLRSKREYLKKIGKLEEEPRRRW; this is encoded by the coding sequence ATGGCAGAATTCAAAAGAAAAAAAGGCGAAAGTTTTGAGAGTTTTCTAAGAAGATTCAATAAGAAACTTCAGCAAAGCGGCAAATTATATTTGGCCCGCCAGGTTCAGCATGTTCAGCCGAAAATTAATAAGACCCAGCAAAAGAAACGCGCTTTAGTCGGCATGAAATTAAGATCAAAAAGAGAATATTTAAAGAAAATCGGCAAGCTTGAAGAAGAGCCGAGAAGAAGATGGTAA